Proteins encoded together in one Lathyrus oleraceus cultivar Zhongwan6 chromosome 5, CAAS_Psat_ZW6_1.0, whole genome shotgun sequence window:
- the LOC127087263 gene encoding uncharacterized protein LOC127087263 gives MRAPAILAQCLPGLVPHDRGSLSIASSIFEKDIHLASPAVEILPSKAFHTDKEGGENIDHFKGIVSVADIIGFGGSETISSRQDGYLKTWASSIDLVSVLKNEIRDGQLSFRGKRVLELNCSYGLPGIFACLKGASMVHFQDQNAETIRCTTIPNVLGNLKQARDRQSRQPETPLTPSRQTLAPSVNFYAGDWDELPAVLSTVKNDGYEVTPGMSLSFSEEDFMDGCSSQEGSIVGHESSSRRSRKLSGSRAWERANEADQGDGGYDIILMTEIPYSVTSLKKLYALIKKCIRPQYGVVYLAPTKKHYVGFSNGVKQLRNVVDEEGIFGVHLVKDLADRDIWKFFHK, from the exons ATGCGTGCACCGGCGATACTTGCGCAATGCTTGCCTGGCCTAGTGCCTCATGATCGTGGAAGTCTCAGTATAGCATCCTCCATTTTTGAGAAAGATATTCATCTTGCGTCACCGGCAGTGGAGATTCTTCCTTCAAAG GCATTTCACACTGACAAGGAAGGCGGGGAAAATATTGACCATTTTAAG GGAATAGTAAGTGTTGCTGATATCATAGGGTTCGGTGGTTCAGAGACAATATCCTCAAGACAGGATG GCTATCTGAAAACCTGGGCCAGTTCCATTGATCTTGTCAGTGTTCTTAAGAATGAGATTCGCGATGGGCAACTGTCCTTCAGAGGAAAAAGAGTACTTGAG CTCAATTGTAGCTATGGACTTCCTGGAATCTTTGCTTGCTTAAAG GGAGCTTCCATGGTGCATTTTCAAGATCAGAATGCAGAGACTATAAGATGCACAACTATACCAAATGTCCTTGGTAATCTGAAGCAAGCTCGTGATAGGCAGAGTCGACAGCCAGAAACTCCCCTTACTCCTTCAAGACAGACTCTGGCACCATCAGTTAACTTTTATGCTGGGGACTGGGATGAACTACCTGCTGTATTGTCTACTGTGAAAAATGATGGATATGAAGTAACACCTGGAATGAGTTTGAGCTTCTCCGAGGAAGATTTTATGGATGGATGTAGTAGTCAAGAAGGCAGTATCGTTGGACATGAATCTAGTTCAAGAAGGTCTAGGAAACTCTCGGGAAGTCGAGCATGGGAAAGAGCTAATGAGGCAGATCAAGGGGATGGTGGCTATGATATTATTTTAATGACAGAGATTCCATATTCTGTTACCTCTTTGAAGAAGCTGTATGCTCTTATTAAGAAG TGTATAAGGCCTCAATATGGAGTAGTATATCTAGCTCCAACTAAGAAACACTATGTTGGATTTAGTAATGGAGTAAAACAGCTGAGAAATGTGGTAGATGAGGAGGGCATTTTTGGAGTTCATTTAGTTAAGGATTTGGCTGACAGAGATATCTGGAAGTTTTTTCACAAGTGA
- the LOC127087262 gene encoding uncharacterized protein LOC127087262 isoform X1, which translates to MTELAIICPQVSSSKKGMDLRQVFDNRRKSLPFVEENGYSASFQSDANNWLGFWLYLVASSYFLLRENVNFFSGSRIKSQENVSSCNKSTLNERTENDATVVDDAVSYSESLGSPRSTCSSTYFDTYSEISDFDRTSYWHSLLSLEDEDSEWLSDSMISENLSSPLSYSGDSFTEFSDVDTPSYWDSLLKLEEEDREWNMDKASYWHSFPLLSLEDEDSEWLSDSITSESPSSPLSFSGDSFTDISDVGTPTYWDSLLRLDKEENSEWVSDFNQQLECVQDGSPISSYKINWGNVVLPPVSTISSFNCDEPLFWPFEGEFDWDSEESSFCNSPRKNVVFDSNMDSPLEYFALNQEFAIETLVGLKEFDGHEGLELDYEFIGDGFMLEEFLQ; encoded by the coding sequence ATGACAGAACTAGCTATCATTTGTCCTCAAGTATCATCATCAAAGAAAGGCATGGATCTTCGTCAAGTCTTTGATAATAGGAGAAAGTCTTTGCCGTTTGTCGAAGAGAATGGCTATTCTGCTTCATTTCAGTCTGATGCCAATAACTGGTTGGGTTTCTGGTTGTATTTAGTGGCAAGTTCATACTTTCTGTTGAGGGAAAATGTCAACTTTTTCAGCGGCAGCAGAATAAAATCTCAAGAGAATGTTTCTTCATGTAACAAAAGCACACTAAATGAGAGAACGGAGAATGATGCAACTGTTGTGGATGATGCAGTTAGCTACTCTGAGAGCTTAGGGTCTCCCCGTAGTACTTGTTCATCCACCTATTTTGATACTTACTCGGAGATTTCGGATTTTGACAGAACAAGTTACTGGCACTCTTTACTGAGTCTTGAAGATGAAGACTCTGAATGGCTTTCAGATTCTATGATATCTGAGAACCTGTCAAGTCCTCTAAGCTACAGTGGTGATTCTTTCACTGAGTTTTCAGATGTAGACACACCTAGTTACTGGGACTCCTTGCTCAAGCTTGAAGAGGAAGACCGCGAGTGGAATATGGACAAAGCAAGTTACTGGCATTCTTTTCCTTTACTAAGTCTTGAAGATGAAGATTCTGAATGGCTCTCAGATTCAATAACATCCGAGAGCCCTTCTAGCCCTCTAAGCTTCAGTGGAGATTCTTTCACCGATATCTCAGATGTAGGCACACCAACATACTGGGACTCCTTACTCAGACTTGACAAAGAAGAAAACAGTGAATGGGTTTCAGACTTTAATCAACAACTAGAGTGTGTTCAGGATGGTTCTCCAATCTCATCATACAAGATAAATTGGGGTAATGTGGTTCTTCCTCCAGTTTCTACTATCTCTTCATTCAATTGTGATGAACCACTTTTTTGGCCATTTGAAGGAGAATTTGATTGGGATTCTGAGGAAAGTTCATTTTGTAACTCGCCTAGGAAAAATGTTGTTTTTGATTCAAACATGGACAGTCCTTTGGAATATTTTGCTCTGAACCAAGAGTTTGCAATTGAGACATTGGTGGGGCTCAAGGAATTTGATGGACATGAGGGGCTGGAACTTGATTATGAATTTATTGGTGATGGTTTTATGCTGGAGGAATTTCTTCAATAG
- the LOC127087262 gene encoding uncharacterized protein LOC127087262 isoform X2 → MDLRQVFDNRRKSLPFVEENGYSASFQSDANNWLGFWLYLVASSYFLLRENVNFFSGSRIKSQENVSSCNKSTLNERTENDATVVDDAVSYSESLGSPRSTCSSTYFDTYSEISDFDRTSYWHSLLSLEDEDSEWLSDSMISENLSSPLSYSGDSFTEFSDVDTPSYWDSLLKLEEEDREWNMDKASYWHSFPLLSLEDEDSEWLSDSITSESPSSPLSFSGDSFTDISDVGTPTYWDSLLRLDKEENSEWVSDFNQQLECVQDGSPISSYKINWGNVVLPPVSTISSFNCDEPLFWPFEGEFDWDSEESSFCNSPRKNVVFDSNMDSPLEYFALNQEFAIETLVGLKEFDGHEGLELDYEFIGDGFMLEEFLQ, encoded by the coding sequence ATGGATCTTCGTCAAGTCTTTGATAATAGGAGAAAGTCTTTGCCGTTTGTCGAAGAGAATGGCTATTCTGCTTCATTTCAGTCTGATGCCAATAACTGGTTGGGTTTCTGGTTGTATTTAGTGGCAAGTTCATACTTTCTGTTGAGGGAAAATGTCAACTTTTTCAGCGGCAGCAGAATAAAATCTCAAGAGAATGTTTCTTCATGTAACAAAAGCACACTAAATGAGAGAACGGAGAATGATGCAACTGTTGTGGATGATGCAGTTAGCTACTCTGAGAGCTTAGGGTCTCCCCGTAGTACTTGTTCATCCACCTATTTTGATACTTACTCGGAGATTTCGGATTTTGACAGAACAAGTTACTGGCACTCTTTACTGAGTCTTGAAGATGAAGACTCTGAATGGCTTTCAGATTCTATGATATCTGAGAACCTGTCAAGTCCTCTAAGCTACAGTGGTGATTCTTTCACTGAGTTTTCAGATGTAGACACACCTAGTTACTGGGACTCCTTGCTCAAGCTTGAAGAGGAAGACCGCGAGTGGAATATGGACAAAGCAAGTTACTGGCATTCTTTTCCTTTACTAAGTCTTGAAGATGAAGATTCTGAATGGCTCTCAGATTCAATAACATCCGAGAGCCCTTCTAGCCCTCTAAGCTTCAGTGGAGATTCTTTCACCGATATCTCAGATGTAGGCACACCAACATACTGGGACTCCTTACTCAGACTTGACAAAGAAGAAAACAGTGAATGGGTTTCAGACTTTAATCAACAACTAGAGTGTGTTCAGGATGGTTCTCCAATCTCATCATACAAGATAAATTGGGGTAATGTGGTTCTTCCTCCAGTTTCTACTATCTCTTCATTCAATTGTGATGAACCACTTTTTTGGCCATTTGAAGGAGAATTTGATTGGGATTCTGAGGAAAGTTCATTTTGTAACTCGCCTAGGAAAAATGTTGTTTTTGATTCAAACATGGACAGTCCTTTGGAATATTTTGCTCTGAACCAAGAGTTTGCAATTGAGACATTGGTGGGGCTCAAGGAATTTGATGGACATGAGGGGCTGGAACTTGATTATGAATTTATTGGTGATGGTTTTATGCTGGAGGAATTTCTTCAATAG